CCAATATAGGAACTCAGGATCACAACTTTGGTTGCTAACATATTACTAACATTGAAAATAGACAGAATGAGTTCATATACTTGTGTGTCATCACAGGCCCTCTTCACAAGTGGCACCGCATCACAAAAGTAGTGATTGATGACATTTTCCCCACAGAAGCGTAACCGAAAGGTGTCACCCGTGTGGGCAATGGCATTGGCAAAGCGAGCTACATACGAACATACTATTAGCTGGACACAGAGTTTCTTGGGCATGGCAAAGGCATAAAGGAGTGGGTTGCAGATGGCCACAAAGCGGTCATAGGCCATGAAGGCCAATAGGAAGCTTTCACTCCAGCCCAATGCATTAGAGAAGAAGTATTAGGCATAACTGGTTAAGGAAATATGATTGTTCTTGGACAAGCAGTCATATAAGATGGTGGCGtctatggaccggcactgaccaactCAGTTTGGTGATCTCATAATGACATCACCAGCCGGTCACTAATGGTTTGGGTGGACCAGTTTGAACCAGGAGGAATCTACCTCGAGATATGTCCCCACCCTTACATTGGAACTCTGATAAACATAGGACCAACATTGGTGGACTTTGATGATCCAGGACCCTTAAGTTGGAATCTGAGTCTTATTCACAAGTGCTAATGATAGAGCAGAGGGTGCACATGTGAAATCTCTCCAAATGTTTGATGTGTCCTTGGTACAGAGTCCACACATGGGTGCACATGTGTAATCTCTCCAAATGTTTGATGTGTCCTTGGTACAGAGTCCACACATGGGTGCACATGTGTAATCTCTCCAAATGTTTGATGTGTCTTTGGTAGAGTCCAGGAATGACACCCATGCCACGCACGAAACAACAGTTAAATCTGCAATGTACAGTATTTGAACAGTTATATATTTTgtgaaagaaatataaaatgttaTAAGAAGCAAAATAAAGAGAATTGAGTTTACCTGATTTGAGATTATATTTTGCAGGTTGTTGTTTAGTTTGTATGAAAGAATAGGTGTGGCTGAGAAATAAAATACCCTTTAAAGTTAGAAGGACATGACAATATTAATGTATATTTGAGAAATCATTTTATTAGATGTGCAATTATGAGAATTTGGAATAGATACAGTATAAATCTCCAACCAATGAGAGCCTAAACATATTTAGAAATCATTTTATTAGATGTGCAATTATGAGAATTTGGAATAGATACAGTATAAATCTCCAACCAATGAGAGCCTAAACATATTTAGTGGCTGATACTATCAGACTAGTAGCAATAAAAGTAACaacatcaattcaattcaattcaatttattagatttgtatgccgccccctccgaagactctcaacaataacacaaagcaaattgaaaaatattaaaacaattttaaaagtcTGAAATAAAAAGTCAGAGTGCTGCCAGGTTAGATGAAGATTaggacagtattattattattattattattattattattattattatttattagatttgtatgccgcccctctccgaagacttggggcggctcacaacaacaagaacaatgcaaatccaataattaaaacagtttaaagcccttaatataaaaaacaatcataccatacaaaccatacataaaatttcaatttccccatgcctgatgacagaagtgggttttaaggggtttacgaaaggcaaggagggtgggggcaatcctaatctccagggggaattgattccagagggtcagggctgccacagagaaggctcttcccctgggtcccaccagacgacattgtttcatcgatgggacccggagaaggccaactctgtgggacctaactggttgctgggattcgtgaggcagaagacggtcctgaagacattctggtccgatgccatgaagggctttataggtcataaccaacactttgaattgtgaccggaaactgattggcaaccaatgcaaactgcggagtgttggtgtaacatgggcatacctggggaagcccatgattgctctcgcagctgcattctgcatgatctgaagtataTATATGGAATAATATTTCTGATTAAGAAAAGTATGCATGGGGAATCAGAGCATAGAGAACGATTGCTAATCTTTTCTGAACTCCTGAATTTATCCACTTACTGCTAACAAGGAAGCAAGTGTGGGAAGGAGCAAAGAAGGAAAGTGGCTAGCTTAGCTGGCAGACACTGGAGCCCAGAGGTTAATTTCCCCATTAGCAATCTACCCTAAAGAAGGAATGTAACAATGCTATTTATTTGTGTGCTCTGAATTTCTCTCGGACGTTCTTGAAGGCTGCCTTCACATCTTTGTTCCGTAAGCTGTAAATCAAAGGGTTGATCAGAGGATTGACTACCGTATAGAACAACGCATTCGCCTTGTCCCAATTTGGAGTGTGGTAAGAGTTAGGAGTGGAGTATATGATAAGCATGGTGCCATAGAAAAGGGAGACAGAGACGAGGTGAGCTGAGCAAGTGGAGAAAgctttgcctctccctgcagcCGAACGTATTCGAATAATAGCTACCACAATGCCAAAGTAGGATTTCACAATGACAGCAGTGGCTGCCAGGAGATTGAAACCAATGATAAGAGTCCCAATTAGTTCATATACTCTTGTGTCATCACAGGCCATCTTCAGAAGTGGTGGCTCATCACAAAAGTAATGGTTGATGATATTACTACCACAGAAATGTAGGCGGAAAGTGTTACCAGTATGTACAATTGCATTGACAAACCCCACTATGTAGGCTCCCACCACCAACTGGATGCACAGCTTCTTGGGCATGGCAATGGCATAAAGGAGTGGGTTGCAGATGGCCACAAAGCGGTCATAGGCCATGAAGGCCAATAGGAAGCATTCGCTCCAGCCCAATCCAGCAGAGAAGAAAAACTGGGCTGCACAACCTGCTAAGGAAATGTGGTTGTTCGTGGACAAACAGTCATATAAGATCCGAGGAGTGTAGACTGATGAGTACCAGACATCCAGGAAGGAAAGACCACCCACAAAGAAGTACATGGGTGTGTGCAAGCGGGAGTCCAAGTAGATCAGCGTCATGAGGCCCAGATTCCCAGTCAGTGTTAGGATGTAGGAAGCCAAGAATATCACAAAGAATATTGTGCGTAGAAATGGATTTGTTGTAAACCCAACCATCACAAAATCACTAAGGAATGTGCGATTATCTTCAAGTTCCATTTCCCCCCAAGCATAACCTATTTAGAAAGGGAAAACAAGCAAGGGTTTTGGTGTTTTGTGCACTAAATAATGAATTCCTGCTatgacatttaaatatattttgaaaacagTGTATTTGATAAGCTGTTGTTAATTTTGAACCCAAAACTGTTTTTGCTTCCAGTTTTGAACATTCTGTAAATTTTTATAGCATGCAGGTTCTATATGAAAACAATGATACATGTATTACATTCTCATTGCATTAAGCGCACTTGGTTCCAAACCTTTTCCAATGATCAGCATATAAAGCAGCAGTTTTCAGTTATGTTCTGTAACACCCCCtagaaagaaataaacattttgtgccctcaGGCAAG
This genomic window from Erythrolamprus reginae isolate rEryReg1 chromosome 1, rEryReg1.hap1, whole genome shotgun sequence contains:
- the LOC139158669 gene encoding olfactory receptor 9G4-like, with product MELEDNRTFLSDFVMVGFTTNPFLRTIFFVIFLASYILTLTGNLGLMTLIYLDSRLHTPMYFFVGGLSFLDVWYSSVYTPRILYDCLSTNNHISLAGCAAQFFFSAGLGWSECFLLAFMAYDRFVAICNPLLYAIAMPKKLCIQLVVGAYIVGFVNAIVHTGNTFRLHFCGSNIINHYFCDEPPLLKMACDDTRVYELIGTLIIGFNLLAATAVIVKSYFGIVVAIIRIRSAAGRGKAFSTCSAHLVSVSLFYGTMLIIYSTPNSYHTPNWDKANALFYTVVNPLINPLIYSLRNKDVKAAFKNVREKFRAHK